In Setaria viridis chromosome 5, Setaria_viridis_v4.0, whole genome shotgun sequence, the genomic stretch aacctttgatcaaatgaaagacatctgatcacttattGGGTATGGGActagtaaagcccagtaggttagtaaaccctctgatcgggaatacttcgtacccgcgcttgacgtgctggagattggcaggggcgtagcctaaaactcacatggtgatcaggccaaacgtggggtcccatgtgggggtgcgtccctgggttcgggtagtcttattcccaatcattggatttgctaattgaaaagtcgttacgtacgacctggacagtcgtatataactggtgatcagggtactctcctgcaggatgtaatttgatccggatcgccgcaattctcggttatgaatgcacttgatcactgttgagcatcgtagtataaattcatgaatgttatatctttccactaatgttttggtgtatgacttaataccttgttgtttgcgattaatcttttatcatcatttagaatggttaggtattaacttaatcaaaataaaagataCAGCTAAGgcctcacttttagtaagctcttttgacAAAAATatgtcagccaagtacaccaaaaaagctatcatgtagttccaagaaaaactattatattggttagtcgagtaagccttgctgagtaccccgtactcagggttatcccttgtggctgttttcagaggcaccgcaggaatccaccgaggaagaagcccgaaaaactagggtattgttatgagtctcacaatacccttagaagaaatcttaaatgctcatctcccacctgaaccGCTTATGTTTAAATCCTAGAACATCTATCTAACCTGCAtggttaagtttatttcaaactatgtcctgtaataactcgtacctcatgtatgtatgtaaaaatgtaacaTTTGTTGATGTTTTCCCATCGCGGAaacaatcctggtgtatggctatgagacgtgacgtggatcattcgaggagtcctagggacacttgacggacgaccggacttatactgttttaagtgcgtttcggataattgctgcatcggcagcgattaggcgcatttaaaccagtttaagttggacggttccgccacaatttGCCTATGTTcacaaaaaaataatatgagttaTGGATTAATGCTACATGTTAATCACATTCATATATCAAATTGAACACATGTTACCTTATGGAGGATGTGGAAAAAattcttcatccactctgaGTGCATTGTACAACACACTTGTATCATGCATAGCTCCAGGTTGTCCCATGGAAACATAAGTGAAACGCATGTCAAAGTCGCATACCGCTAGTACATTTTGAGTGGCTACCCCGGTCTTtccaatatatctcacttgcTCATCAGGTGAAAGAGCAACACGGATATGAGTgccatcaagtgcaccaatgcaatctttgaCATGTGGATATGCACGCTTGTCATCTCTTATCCTTTTACTGACTGTGGGGAAGTTGGGATTCTTTGGTCGAATGAAATCTTTCGCCATAGCCATCAAAGCATTTAGCACCTCATCAAATTTCCTACTAATAGTTTCGCCAGAATGCTTAAATCTATTTTGAGCTCTCCTATTAGACTTGTTTCCAGCACATGTGTATAGGAACATAGCAAGCATCTCTTTTGTGCTAATGTGCATAGAAGGTCGCAGCCCATACCTTCCCACCAACACACCATGAAGATCCAAGAAGATTTCATTGTTCATACATAGTTGTCTATGACATTCTCCAGGACTTTTCATTGTCTCTAGCAGCCATCCTGTTCCACTTACACCAGATGTTCTTGGTGGGTTTTTAACAAGGTAAAGGTCATAATATATTTGTGCAATTTCTGCAGCACCCAACATAAGATTCCAAAAGACCTCGCTTTCATCATTGGAGTCATCACTATCGCTCTCACTTTCCTACAGATAAGAGATCATatgacatataaaaaaaataagtacTTGGCATTAAAATAACACTTAAGGTTGAATGACAATACTTCAGTCCAACAAGTAATTAAAAATTGAAATAACACTGCAGTTTCAATAACAATAGTTCAtacgaacaaaaaaaaaattattaaaatgACACAATTCCTCAATTGCCATACTTGGCATTGTACTTTCTGCGAAGCCAATTAAATCTAATCTCGTTTGTTGGCAGGGTCATGAACATTTCCCTTTggtccttcttcacaaacaactcTGTGGCGATATACTCATCTGTATTATACCCTGCCCCACATTCCAACACAAGGTCCATGACTTGTTACACAGTTACTTCACCTAATTTTTTAGATGTAGAAGAGGAAGCGGACTCAGCAATCTTAGTTACTTGTTCCTAAATAACTTGTGCTGTTCCAgttctttgtttctttgctgGTGGAATTCTTTTGTTTGCTAACAAAATAGTAGGAGAAGGAGTAACCTCTTGGACCTCATCTGTTTCATCCCAAGCAACTCCGTCATCGTCACAATCATCAGGGACATCATGAACCTCATTCACATGTCCGTTGTCAACATCCTCTTGTGTTGGTGGTATGATGGGATTAGAGCTCATAGGATTCCAACGATCGCTTTCATCATTAGTTATGTCAGCAAACATCACTGTCAAGTCCTCCTCATTTTGCAACGGTTTTTTTCGAAACTTGCCGCAACCTGGAATCTCCTGCAAGGACATCATCGTTATTTACAAAAAGAAATGACATGAACCTATTGCTTAACAGAAATAAAATAGTTTCAGAACTCACAGCCCTTGCCTTCTTCCACCACTCATCATCCATATCAATCACACCTCTTGCTCTGTCCCATCCCGCACCCGTTTGCTTCGTCATTAATTTCTTCCAAGTCGTTAAATCGGTCTTCAACTTATCCCACTTGTTCTTCATTTGCGGCTTGGTCAAACGAATTGCAGTAAGGTTGAAAAATTCATTGCTGACCTCATCATAGCCTACTGAGTTCAAATGAGTGTTCGGTCTATTCCCTTTCTTAACTTGTTTGGCAAACAACGAACATATGATCGTCGTGTTTGCATCAGTCCATTCAATTGAATCACCCTGAATAACATATGACAGTCCATTGAAGTACAAGCATTCAAAGTAATCTGACCTCGTTGATAAAACCACAATTGTTATTCAGTCACAATCCATATAACATGCAATCCATATAACTGTTCTAGCGGTACAAATACCTTGCCTATCGGAGGTGCTCACAAGAGAGTTtagcatgcaccacatgatgtcTAGCAGACTAGCAACTAAATACACCCTATGTTTCATATGTGATAGGTTCAGAAAATCTGGTTAATCTGGTCAGAAATAGCTAACCTTGACTCATTCTGAATACCATTAGTGTAGCTACTCAAAAGGATTTATAAATCACAAGATTACTATATACAAATGGTCCCAAGTAGAATTCGATTCCTACCAGATTGCACTTATGGCTTAATGGAATTCCTGCTGGATAACAGGCAAGTATGCATACAAGTTTGCTACCACACATTACAAGTACCCGAATGAATATGTGACTCAACTGTCATTCCACAGTAGCAGGGGAGAACATGGAAACAGAGCCTGATATTTTAGATGGTCAAATAAGTTTATTACTCGGACAATATTCTGATTCTTCATCATGGCACTACAGCAAGCCAGCTAGTATCTATACTATCAGAACTAAATGCACGACGTGTAAAATCTTCCTAGACAATCTCAAAGCCACTGATAAATTTATATACATCTAAAACAACACTACTCGAAGCACGACCTAATTGAGAACACTCCATTACCGTGTCAGGAGCGTTTCTCTTTGATGCCTTCTCGCTGCCATGCCCGGCGCCacagccacggccacggccgccacctTGGCCAACACGGCCACGGCCTTGGCCGCCACCCTTGAAATTGCCAACACGGTCACGACCTCGTCCGCCGACGGCCAGACCTTGGTCACCATCATCCTGGGCCCCGAAATCACCCCTGGACGGATCTTGCTCCATGCCTGATGCCTCCCTCATCGCGCCAGTCACGCCGCCCACAACGGCCGGGCCGCCCCTCGGCGCGCCGGCCAGACCGACGGCGGCTGCCCTCGGCGCGGCGGCcaggccggcgggggccgcccacggcgcgccgcccaggccggcgggtgccgcccgcggcgcggcggtcAGGCCGGTGAGTGCCGCCCGCGGTGCGCCGCCCGGGCTGGTGGGCCCTTCCATTTCCGCAGCGCCCAGGCCGGCGGGGGGCTCCCTCGGCGCGGCGCCTAGGCCGGCGGGCGtctccctcgccgcgccgcccagtCCGACGCCTCCGTCCATGTCCATCTCGCCGgaagagcgccggcggcggtcggcggatCGGCGGAGGCGCAAGGTCGGGCGCAGCAGATGAGTAGCGGATGGGTCTGCTGTTCTATTTTCTTTTGACCGGAATCGAAGGGGTACTGTGTAACGGATGgcatggtgggtaaataactaCGAACTTCGCGACGAGGTCTGTATTcaaggtttttggagcaccccttgaggtactccaaaaaaacgtggatctacccccctgctccacGTTTTTCGTGGAGCCGGATTTGCTGGAGCCGAACACGTTTGGATgcgatttttttggagttggtggagtggagtgatttttggtgaagtgaagtgaagtgctcccaaacaggcccttagttgGATATGGAGCCATCTCTATTTTCTAgctttattcaaaattttatttattattatctATTATAGCACTTTTCTATCATTTGAGATCCAACTTCACATAGAGCCTAACTAGTCAAACTAGAATGAAATTGACTTTCTTCCGAACTTATATAATCTTGGTTATAAAAGAAGAACAAGTTTAACTAGAACAATTTTAAAATGAGCCACCAAGCTAGGGAGCCTTTTTTGTCTGCCATAAATGGGACCAACAtttgcacaaaaaaaaaagtgaataGCACTACGAAGCAAGAAACGTGATTAACAAAAAGGAGGAGAGAGGGTCCTATGGATCGAATATACACTTGAGGCTGTGATTTGAATGTAACATGAAGAACCACAAGATATGCGTTAAAACCTAAGATTACCTAAGGAAAGATACGAGTATATTGTGATTCGCTCAAATTTGAATTACAGATTTGTCGAGCAAACGATTTAAGGGTTTATTTACGTTTAATTTGACTTGTTTGGTCAAAATGATTATTAATGGATATATACTAAGTATACAAGAAGTAGTCTTCTATTGTAGAGGATATTTTGTATGGGAGTTGGGAGAGGACAAAATCGACGGTGGATCGACCCGCAAGCGGGCAGAAAGCTCACGTTCCACCGAAACACACACCACATTGGGGTTGGGCTCCGCCCACCCGGTCGGTCGGCAGCCGGCTGGTCCAGAACAACCAGATCGGCATCGCGCCCAACCCACTAGGCGAGCCACCGCCCACTAGCCTagcccatcccatcccatcctgCCATTACTCTCTCTGCGACCGGGCCCCACGCTGCTTGGTCCCACTCGTCATCGTAACAGATAAAGCTATGATTAAAGCACGTGGCGGAGAGAAGGGGAAATTTTCCTCGACGGCAGGTGCCCGATTTATCTATCcccgcggccgcctccgccgcctcaccCTCGCCCAGATCCAAATCCGAGCCCCGATCCGCGCGCGCCCATGAATTTCTTCAGCTCCGTCTTCTCCGCccccgccgaggaggaggagggcgaggagcaGCGGGAGGGGGAGCAGGAGGGCAAGCAGGAGCCGGCGGCCGAGCAGTCGGGCGGAGGGTGGATTTTCGGTGGGCTGATCGACACGCTCAAGGAGGAGATTGAGGAGCAGCGGAGGGTAAATgagtcggccgccgccgcggaggaggaggaggaggtgcagcATGGAGCCGAGGGGGCCAAGGAGGAGgctggctccggcggcgggtggaTCTTCGGCGGACTGATCAAGACGCTCGCTGAGGAGATCGAGGCCCAGCGGAAGGAGCAGGAGGTCATTGTAGCAGCGGCCGCTGAGGAGGAGGGTAAGGAGCGCGAGCGGGGAGCTGAGGCTGATGCGACGGCGgacgaggagggggagggtTCTGGCGGCGGGTGGAGCTTCGGCGGCCTGATCAAGACGCTCGCGGAGGAGATTGAGGCTCAGCGGAACGAACagggcgccgctgctgctgtggaggaggaggagggagagcgaGGAGCCGATGCGGAAGTGGCGGCTgcggaaggggaggagggggatgaGGCCGGGGAGGGTCCAGATGGCGGGTGGAGCTTCGGGGGCCTGGTGAAGACGTTCGCGTCGCGGTCGGAGACGGTGCTGGGAGGCTACCGCCGCGACCTCCAGGACCTCGGGTCGGGGCTCCGCCTCGAGACAGCCGCGctccgggccgccgccgcgcgagcCGCCTCGGCGCTCCCCGGCGCGCTGGAGGCCGGCGCGTCTGCTGCCTCCGACAGGCTCGAGTCCGTGGGCCAGGCCGTCGACGACcttggtgccgccgccgccggcctcctctcgCATGCCAACGAGGCCCTCCGGTCCGCGGAAGGCGATGGTGAGGATGGTGACGGTGCCTCCCGCCCCTCGGATGCCTCCGCTTCAGGTGCTTCCTGGCGTGCCTCCCTGCCATCCAAGAAGTACACCAGGTTTGAGGCTCAGGTCTTGGCGCTGCGCGCTGATCCTGCCACGTTCACCGAGGAGCCAGAGGACTCCGAGGGCTTTGCCAGATGGAATAGCTCGTTCTCAATTGATGAGGTGAAGGAGCAGATAGAGGGAGTGCTCCGAGAAAGCCCTGGACTAGAGAGCTTTGTGGAGAGGCTTGTGCCGTCAGTTGTGGATTATGAGACATTCTGGTCTCGGTATTTCTTTGCGGTCGATAAGCTCAGGCAGGCAGAGGATGTCCGCACCAAACTCGTGAGCAGGGCCATGTcgaaggaggaggatgaagaactCAGTTGGGATGttgatgacgatgatgaagatACAAATACCAGTGATCACAAAGAAGGCACAAACTCCATGGTAGataagaaagaagagaaatcaGCAGATCCCTTTAACCATGAAACAGAGGGCAGTGGGAAACAAGAAGCGGCAGTTGGGACTGATTCGACAGAAGATAAGGAGGTAGCTTCGGCGGAAGCAAAGGATGGTAATGGTGAATCCAGTGTTGAAACATTGACACCAAAGTCGAGCAATGGTGTGGGACAGGAAGAGAAGGCTGAAGCTGGTGACTCATCTAAGGAGAGCGATTTTTCAGTGGTGTCTCAACCATCAGCACAGGAGGAAGATCTTAGCTGGGAGGAGATTGAGGATGTGGGCGATCAAGATGAGAAGAAAGGGGCCAGCCCACGGTCAAGCTCTACTAACAAAGTGGAGGATCTCCGAAAACGTCTTAATTCCGTTGAAGACGATGAGGACCTAAGTTGGGATATTGATGACTAGGAAGAAACCTCAGCATCCTGGATTTGAGTGGTCTGATGGCCAAACTGCCATAGTTTTGCCACTTCAAGCATGAGTTGGATCTGTATGGTGCCACAAAGATGGATACAGTTTATGGATGGATTGGCATACGATGTGTATATTGTGATGGCGGTGATTCAATTCGGTGGGGGCTGGATGTTTGATTTGGCCCCCTACATGAACTTCATAGAATGGTAGTTTTTTTTCTGTTAGTGCTGGTACTTTGCTTCCACTTAGTCCATTTGTTGCTAGTCCAATATGTACCACTTTTTTGTTTGAATATGACACATTCAGATCATTTACATAAGTGTACTCATAGATTCACATAGTGTAAACATTTGAATTGAGAAAATATTCATCCAGTGTGAATGTAGTTCATTAAGAATACTGTGGAGGTGGATACCTACTTTCTGTAAACAGAAGTAATCACCCTTGCAGTTCCTAGATTGTCATCGAGGTCCTTTTGGCTGTCTCTCAGCGTATAAGTGTTTGCGCTGATATGGTTCATTTCGATAAAATCTTTTTcatgttagagcaactccaagaggactccaaaaaattcttccccaaaactatatattgtgggttcttccaaaaaaatttcctccaaaaacatatcaatccacaacagatcgctaataactcctaatattttaaaacaggtcacgtcatcgtattgggcccatcggaagggacgcgcgggcgtgcgggaatcaggattgggggaggaatgccaacgctaaaatatacgcggtggtaggctgttttttagcgttgctaaaaaattagggaaggtttgggtggactgttcgagttcgttttttctccttttttcctaaaaaaagtatTAAGGGTAAGATTAgtagcctcttggagttgctcttatatGGTTATCTACCTTCCGCTTTTTTATATAAGGTTACCTACCTTCCAGTTAATGCAGTAAAATTGTATTAGATTTTTTTCACAAacgaaaaaagaagaagatttttGGAGCTGAGTTGTACGAGGGATTTGTATTTCCGTGCGGGAAGTCAGTATACGTAGTTTCTGTTATATTAATATGTGATTCATAAATCCTTATCAATGAAATAATCACCTCCTTGTGcttgttcgttaaaaagatGTGATTCGTGAAGAACTTTTCCATTGGCAGTCGACCGAGACCATCTAATCTTTGTTCATCTCCAGTTATGTTGCTGTTCTGTGGTTCCAGTTGATCAAACTCTGTAAAATTGCATTAGATTTTTGATAATGCTACAGTACGGATGTtcgaaattttaaaaaaatcggacgctccgacatatgttgcaatagttaagcatcgatGTTGTAACTATTGTTTTTACATGTTTCACAATGGATGTTGGtatgaaacatagtgtttaGGTTGCGGCGGAAATTTTCTATCCTAGAATCAAACGATGTAGTTATTTTTAtacattatttttcatgttaCAAACAGTGACCGATGATGTTGTACTAGTTAATTTTTAATGTTTCGACGCTAACAGAGCCGTTGGAATTTAGAGTGAGTCGAACGAGTGATTTGCAGTTATTACATAGTATGTTCTCATGCAATTCAGAAGAGTACCTTTTCCACCGGCCAGTATTTTGGTAATCTCAGTTCGAGAGTCGACGAGCCCAACTCTGGAGCTAACAGTGTTCGGCACACCGTAATGTACTGAAGCCAGgaatcaaacaaaatcaaaggcGGCTAGATTGACCTTTGGGTAAAGGAGGCTTATAGCTATGCATCCCTTGCTTTTCACTTTCCATTTTCTTCGCCCATTGATTTGGAATCTGCTGGCTGGGTTCTTGGCAGTTTTAGTCAGAGATTTAGCAAAACCAGCGGCCTCAATCTGAATTCGCTTCAAATACGATGCATGGATTTGGACTGCATAATCTCGTGGGGGGTTTGAGggtttcctctctctctctctctctctctctctctctctctctctcatcactGCCGctgacctcgccgccggcgacgcgagACAACAAGGCGGGTCTGCACCTGCCGATCATCTTCCCTCGTCGAGAGGTatctccctcctcccctttcCTTGTaccgatttttctttttctccattgATCGCCCCCTCCTCCGGGTTCACGCTTCTTTGACGCtcggaagagagaaaaaaaatggtcGATATGTGTTGGTCTGCATACCTTACAGAATTCCTCTCCCGTTGGTAGATTCACCGCTGTTTGGATCGCAAGGGGCAGGATGGAGGAGGCCAGACTAGCGTTCGCGCAGGACAGCCCGCCGCTGGCCATCATCGCTGCTGCCAAGATTGCCGGTGTTTCCCTGACTATTGATCCTAGCCTTGCTCCAGGTTCAGTGCCCACGCTATATCTCGGTTCTGGGTAAGTGATCGCAATTGATTGCAGCTTTTCTCTATGATGAActgctgtctttttttttctagaatacgcaggagagctgcgcatcattcAATTAAGAGGAAGGTAAATACGAAGTTTGTACAACGCGGGCCGTTAACCGGGCACTCGCACACAGTAGTGGAAATAAGCAGAGATTACATTTGTTAAAAGGGGGCGTCTAGTAGCAGAATTTAAGACATAAAAGTCGCAGCGCTAGCTTCCAACCAGGAGGCTTCCATGTTTCGGGCACCACTTTGAGTCCAAAGCGACGCTTCATCAACAATGAGCGGCAAGAGTTGTTGCGGTGTTCTAGCAATGTTAGTTGCAAAGGCTCAGCCATTCCTCTCTTTCCATAACCTCCAGCAGAATCTAGGCCTTTAGCTTTAACGTTGGTCATATTAGCATGGATAGATAGCCACCAATTGATCAAGTTGGAATTCGGGGTGAGGTTCGGTAGCTGGTTGTTAGTTCTTTGCCCAACCTGAAGCCACACCTGACGGGAGTTGGCCGCGAGGCAAATGAAGAACTTAACTTTCAAGGGTGCCCAAGCGCGCCACACGGTCCTGAAGATCGGCGAGATAGTGGAGCCACGGAAGAACATATGGTATGCCGATCGGGCGGAGTATGTCCCACAGGCTTCCCAGCGCCAGGAGATGATATCCTCGATGCCGGCCTGCAAATGGACGGTGGCAACCGTATGCCAAAGCTGGACATACTGCCTAATGCCGCTGACTGTAGCTCGTCCGACAATGTCACGAATCCACACCTTGTTTGTCAGGGCAACCGCTACGGTTCTGGTTCTTCTTGTTTTGGGTTTGACCATAGCACAAAGGTCTGGCACGAGGAAGCACGGTGAGGAGTCCTCCAGCCAGTTGTCCTCCTAGAAAAGAGCTGCGTTACCATCCCCTAGTTGAACCAGGATCGATGCTTGGAAGATACTTCGAAGGTTCTTGTCCCTGTCATAATCAGTGCTTAATTGGATCCACGGGCGCTGCGTATCCGTTCTTTTTAGCCACATCCAGCGAAGCCGAAGAGCTTGAGAGGAGAGTTTGAGGTCTGGAATCCCCAGGCCCCCAAACCTACACGGCCTGCACGCAGTTGGCCAGGAGATGGCACagtgcccccccccccagctTTGTTCTTCCCTGCCCAAAGGAAACCCTTTCTGCTCTTGTCGATCTCTCGCAGCACCCAGTCTGGGACGTCAAGCACAATAAGTGTATGTGTGCAAACCGAGGACATCACTGATTTGATGACCGTTAGCCTCCCAGCTTTGTTCATGAGGTGTGCCTTCCAACTCGGGATCTTGCTAGCAACTTTATCAATAAGGGGTTGGAAGTGGGATTTCTTCAGGCGCCCAACCGTCAAAGGCAAGCCAAGGTACTGGATGGGGAAGGTAGCAATCTGTGCGGGGAGAATGTCCCGGATTCTGGAAATCTGCTCATCAGTACAGTAGATTGGCGCCAACTGGCTTTTGTGGATGTTTGTCCGGAGACCAGAGACTTGGCCAAAGAAGTCAAGCACAGTCTTGATCGTGATGACGTCTTGGACGCGCGGCGCCGCGAAGATGACAACATCATCGGCATACAGTGAGCATTGGTGGTGTATGCCACAGTTAGCTGGGGGGGGAGCACCCCCTGCTGGGCAGCCGCGGCCAGTAGGCGGTGGAGTACCTCCATAACAAGGATGAACAACATAGGAGAAAGGGGGTCTCCTTGCCGTAATCCTCTAGCGTTCCGGATAGATCTTCCAGGGGTTCCATTGAGGAGGACCCGAGTTGAGGCTGTGGACACGAGGATCGCTATCCACTCCCGCCATTTACCCCCAAAGCCGCTCGCCTGGAGCACGTGTAAAAGGAATGGCCAGGAGACAGTATCGAAGGCTTTTGATATGTCTAATTTGATGAGCAGGCTGGGCTTCCGTTTCCTATGCAGAGTCTTTGCCGCGAGTTCAACGAACTTGAAGTTATCTGCTGtctttttttaatttccttTTTATGTTTAATGCGAACACTATCTTCATCGTCAGTGTGCTGTGCTTTAGATTGCAACAATGGTTTTACTTGAATGGGATGCCATGTTGAATGCATAAGATGGCTTAGAAACACTACGATTCGTTGACATACTTTGGTTTTGAAGAGTAATTGTGATTGTTGGAAGCCCTGAGATAAGGGTTTCTTAGATTTCATCCAGGGATATGGCAGAGCAGCTTTGAGTATTCTTATTTTTTGCATCTCATCTTAATAGTCGCAGTTCTGGAATTATTTTTATGTAAATAATGTCTGTTGGAAATTAATGCTCTCAATTGGAGCAAATTCTTTTTTGGTGAAACAATTGCCGTACTGTTCTTATTGTTGATTATCCTTTTGGCAGTATTGTTTTTTGGGGTTTATCTCTCAGTCAGGTTTTCATGATTCTGTGCAGGGACTTCATCCATGGAATCAACACAATCCTTCGTTACATTGCTCGTGTTACAACTGTTCCCAGCTTCTATGGTCAGGATGCTATTCAGGCAGCAGATGTACGTTTTGGTCAATTGTCTGCCTTTCTGCCATAAAAGTTGCCCATCCACGTTTTTGATGATTTGCTTTTTATTCTAAGTTATTATTTTTATTCATCTGTAGGTTGATCAATGGCTTGAATATGCCCCAGTTATCCTTTCAGGATCTGAATTTGAAGCTGCTTGCTCATTTCTAGATGGATTCTTGGCATCTCGGACCTTTTTGGTTGGCTATTGTCTTTCAATTGCTGACATGGTAGTATGGTCAAATATTGCAGGTGATCTTCTTGCTTTTTTAATCAATCGGTAACACTGTAACTTTGATTTTCTAAAATGTGTATTGCTTAATTTGGAAGCTATGGCACTCTTCTTTAGGATCTGGCCAACGATGGGAAAGTCTGAGGAGGTCTAAGAAATATCAAAACCTTACTCGCTGGTTCAACAGCATAGCTGTAGACTATGCTGGTAAGCTAGATGAAGTAGTAGCAGCTTATGTTGGAAAGAGAGGTATTGGAAAATCTCCTGCACCCTGCCTGAAAGAAAAGGTGCAAGATTTGAAGTTGAACACCTCAATTCCTGAAATAGATCTACCGGGTGCAAAAGTCGGGGAGGTTTGTGTTCGTTTTGCCCCGGAGCCTAGCGGGTATCTCCACATTGGTCATGCGAAGGCTGGGCTGTTGAATAAGTACTTTGCAGAGAGATGCAATGGCCATCTAATAGTTCGCTTCGATGACACCAATCCTTCCAAAGAAAACAATGAATTTGTAGAGAACATCATGGAAGATATTGATACAATGGGAATCAAATATGACAGAGTTACATACACATCAGATTATTTTCCAAAGCTAATGGAAATGGTTGAAAGTCTGATTAAGCAGGGTAAGGCATATGTTGATGACACACCAAGGGAGCAAATGCGAGCTGAGAGGATGGCTGGCGTGGAATCAAAATGTAGAAACAATACTGTTGAAGAAAATCTGTCATTGTGGAGAGAGATGGTTAACGGAACTGAAATTGGTATGCAGTGCTATGTACGGGGTAAGCTTGACATGCTGGACCCTAACAAGTCACTCCGGGATCCTGTCTATTACCGCTGCAACACTGTCCCTCATCATCGTGTTGGTTCAAAATATAAGGTCTACCCAACGTATGATTTTGCTTGCCCGTTTGTTGATGCATTGGAAGGGGTGACTCATGCCCTTCGCTCAAGTGAATACCATGATCGTAATGCACAGTACTATCGTATACTTCAAGATATGGGTTTGCGAAGGGTAGAGATCTTTGAGTTCAGCAGGTTGAATATGGTTTACACCCTTCTCAGCAAGCGCAAGCTTCTCGGGTTTGTACAAAACAAGAAGGTAGATGGCTGGACTGATCCACGCTTCCCTACTATACAAGGCATTGTACGTCGTGGCTTGAAGATTGAAGCATTGACACAATTTATACTCGAGCAGGTAATCATGTAATGAGCTAATGTTTATGACCTATAACTATATGAATGTTGTGTTCttaacttttgtttttttctct encodes the following:
- the LOC117858253 gene encoding uncharacterized protein: MNFFSSVFSAPAEEEEGEEQREGEQEGKQEPAAEQSGGGWIFGGLIDTLKEEIEEQRRVNESAAAAEEEEEVQHGAEGAKEEAGSGGGWIFGGLIKTLAEEIEAQRKEQEVIVAAAAEEEGKERERGAEADATADEEGEGSGGGWSFGGLIKTLAEEIEAQRNEQGAAAAVEEEEGERGADAEVAAAEGEEGDEAGEGPDGGWSFGGLVKTFASRSETVLGGYRRDLQDLGSGLRLETAALRAAAARAASALPGALEAGASAASDRLESVGQAVDDLGAAAAGLLSHANEALRSAEGDGEDGDGASRPSDASASGASWRASLPSKKYTRFEAQVLALRADPATFTEEPEDSEGFARWNSSFSIDEVKEQIEGVLRESPGLESFVERLVPSVVDYETFWSRYFFAVDKLRQAEDVRTKLVSRAMSKEEDEELSWDVDDDDEDTNTSDHKEGTNSMVDKKEEKSADPFNHETEGSGKQEAAVGTDSTEDKEVASAEAKDGNGESSVETLTPKSSNGVGQEEKAEAGDSSKESDFSVVSQPSAQEEDLSWEEIEDVGDQDEKKGASPRSSSTNKVEDLRKRLNSVEDDEDLSWDIDD
- the LOC117858864 gene encoding glutamate--tRNA ligase, cytoplasmic isoform X2, with the protein product MEEARLAFAQDSPPLAIIAAAKIAGVSLTIDPSLAPGSVPTLYLGSGDFIHGINTILRYIARVTTVPSFYGQDAIQAADVDQWLEYAPVILSGSEFEAACSFLDGFLASRTFLVGYCLSIADMVVWSNIAGSGQRWESLRRSKKYQNLTRWFNSIAVDYAGKLDEVVAAYVGKRGIGKSPAPCLKEKVQDLKLNTSIPEIDLPGAKVGEVCVRFAPEPSGYLHIGHAKAGLLNKYFAERCNGHLIVRFDDTNPSKENNEFVENIMEDIDTMGIKYDRVTYTSDYFPKLMEMVESLIKQGKAYVDDTPREQMRAERMAGVESKCRNNTVEENLSLWREMVNGTEIGMQCYVRGKLDMLDPNKSLRDPVYYRCNTVPHHRVGSKYKVYPTYDFACPFVDALEGVTHALRSSEYHDRNAQYYRILQDMGLRRVEIFEFSRLNMVYTLLSKRKLLGFVQNKKVDGWTDPRFPTIQGIVRRGLKIEALTQFILEQGASKNLNLMEWDKLWTINKKIIDPVCARHTAVLKDQRVLLTLTIGPEEPFVRILPRHKKYEGAGNKATTFTNRIWLEYADASVMSTGQEVTLMDWGNAILKEIKTENGIITQLVGELQLEGSVKSTKLKLTWLPDIENLVSLSLVEFDYLITKKKLEENEEISTANLNPCTRREISALGDPNMQNLKQGEIIQLERKGYYRCDVPFIRPAKPIVLFSIPDGRQQSVANK
- the LOC117858864 gene encoding glutamate--tRNA ligase, cytoplasmic isoform X1 encodes the protein MEEARLAFAQDSPPLAIIAAAKIAGVSLTIDPSLAPGSVPTLYLGSGDFIHGINTILRYIARVTTVPSFYGQDAIQAADVDQWLEYAPVILSGSEFEAACSFLDGFLASRTFLVGYCLSIADMVVWSNIAGSGQRWESLRRSKKYQNLTRWFNSIAVDYAGKLDEVVAAYVGKRGIGKSPAPCLKEKVQDLKLNTSIPEIDLPGAKVGEVCVRFAPEPSGYLHIGHAKAGLLNKYFAERCNGHLIVRFDDTNPSKENNEFVENIMEDIDTMGIKYDRVTYTSDYFPKLMEMVESLIKQGKAYVDDTPREQMRAERMAGVESKCRNNTVEENLSLWREMVNGTEIGMQCYVRGKLDMLDPNKSLRDPVYYRCNTVPHHRVGSKYKVYPTYDFACPFVDALEGVTHALRSSEYHDRNAQYYRILQDMGLRRVEIFEFSRLNMVYTLLSKRKLLGFVQNKKVDGWTDPRFPTIQGIVRRGLKIEALTQFILEQGASKNLNLMEWDKLWTINKKIIDPVCARHTAVLKDQRVLLTLTIGPEEPFVRILPRHKKYEGAGNKATTFTNRIWLEYADASVMSTGQEVTLMDWGNAILKEIKTENGIITQLVGELQLEGSVKSTKLKLTWLPDIENLVSLSLVEFDYLITKKKVRYKRPHSLDKLYLSLTCIIADYFVRWRTSPSTKLISPRQLLFGGSWQSTQMLLCICCETRDSLFFFYLIYTWNGVSLDE